From the unidentified bacterial endosymbiont genome, one window contains:
- a CDS encoding YbjO family protein, translating to MSKTLGSLNKSRHSHARLNVPALVQVAALAIIMIRCLDVLMILHTLGPRGMGEFIHRSVQTWNLTLVFMSSLLLVFIEISCAFSLVKGRNWARWVYLLTQIIAAGYLWAASLGYGYPELFSIAGGSRREILHALFMQKLPDLLLLCLLFIPASSRRFFQLQ from the coding sequence GTGAGTAAGACATTGGGATCCCTAAATAAATCACGTCATTCACACGCCCGTCTGAACGTTCCTGCGCTGGTGCAGGTGGCGGCGCTGGCGATTATTATGATCCGCTGTCTGGATGTGCTGATGATTCTGCATACCCTGGGGCCGCGCGGCATGGGTGAGTTCATTCACCGTAGCGTGCAGACGTGGAATTTAACGCTGGTCTTTATGAGCAGCCTGCTACTGGTATTCATCGAGATCTCTTGTGCGTTCTCTCTGGTAAAAGGGCGCAACTGGGCGCGCTGGGTCTATTTGCTGACGCAAATTATCGCCGCAGGTTATTTGTGGGCGGCGTCGTTGGGTTACGGCTATCCCGAATTATTCAGCATTGCGGGTGGCTCCAGACGTGAAATTCTGCATGCGCTGTTTATGCAAAAACTCCCGGATTTGCTGCTGCTCTGCCTGCTGTTTATCCCTGCTTCCAGTCGGCGGTTCTTCCAGCTGCAATAA
- the potI gene encoding putrescine ABC transporter permease PotI — MNNLPVVRSPWRILILVIGFTFLYAPMLMLVIYSFNSSKLVTVWAGWSTRWYSELFRDEAMMSAVGLSLTIAALAATMACVLGTLAALVMVRFGRFRGANGFAFMITAPLVMPDVITGLSLLLLFVALAHAIGWPADRGMLTIWLAHVTFCTAYVAVVISSRLRELDRSIEEAAMDLGATPLKVFFIITLPMIMPAVISGWLLAFTLSLDDLVIASFVSGPGATTLPMLVFSSVRMGVNPEINALASIILGVVGIVGFIAWYLMARAEKQRVRDIQRARRG, encoded by the coding sequence ATGAATAACTTACCGGTCGTGCGCTCACCGTGGCGAATTCTGATCCTGGTGATTGGCTTTACCTTCCTGTATGCGCCAATGCTGATGCTGGTGATTTACTCGTTCAACAGCTCAAAGCTGGTCACTGTGTGGGCGGGCTGGTCGACGCGCTGGTACAGCGAACTGTTCCGCGACGAGGCCATGATGAGCGCGGTAGGCCTGAGCCTGACCATTGCCGCCCTGGCGGCCACCATGGCCTGTGTTCTCGGGACCCTCGCCGCGCTGGTGATGGTGCGCTTTGGGCGTTTTCGCGGCGCCAATGGCTTTGCGTTTATGATCACCGCGCCGTTGGTCATGCCAGACGTCATCACCGGGCTGTCGCTGCTGCTGCTGTTTGTCGCCCTGGCCCACGCCATCGGCTGGCCTGCGGATCGCGGCATGCTCACCATCTGGCTGGCGCACGTAACCTTCTGTACCGCGTACGTGGCGGTGGTCATCTCTTCGCGCTTGCGTGAACTGGATCGTTCCATTGAAGAGGCGGCGATGGATCTTGGCGCAACGCCGCTGAAGGTCTTTTTCATTATCACGCTGCCGATGATCATGCCCGCGGTGATCTCCGGCTGGCTGCTGGCGTTTACGCTCTCGCTTGACGATCTGGTTATTGCCAGCTTTGTCTCCGGCCCGGGGGCGACGACGCTGCCGATGCTGGTTTTCTCCAGCGTGCGCATGGGGGTGAACCCGGAGATCAACGCGCTGGCATCCATCATCCTTGGCGTCGTCGGAATAGTCGGATTTATCGCCTGGTATTTGATGGCGCGCGCGGAAAAGCAACGCGTACGCGATATCCAGCGTGCAAGACGCGGCTGA
- the potH gene encoding putrescine ABC transporter permease PotH yields the protein MSTFEPPARVKKPAGFAHSLARMQMAHGRKLAIAIPYVWLILLFLLPFLIVFKISLAEMARAIPPYTDLWTWADGQLTLTLNLGNFLQLTEDPLYFEAYLQSLQVAGISTLCCLIMGYPLAWAVAHSKPSTRNILLLLVILPSWTSFLIRVYAWMGILKNNGILNNFLLWLGVIDQPLTILHTNLAVYIGIVYAYLPFMVLPIYTALTRIDYSLVEASLDLGARPLKTFFSVIVPLTKGGIIAGSMLVFIPAVGEFVIPELLGGPDSIMIGRVLWQEFFNNRDWPVASAVAIVMLLVLIVPIMWFHKHQQKQMGEHG from the coding sequence ATGAGTACATTCGAACCTCCAGCCCGGGTCAAAAAACCGGCGGGTTTTGCCCACTCGCTGGCGCGTATGCAAATGGCGCACGGCCGTAAGCTGGCAATCGCCATCCCCTACGTGTGGCTCATCCTGCTGTTTCTGCTGCCGTTCCTGATCGTTTTCAAGATCAGCCTGGCGGAGATGGCGCGGGCGATCCCACCGTACACCGACCTGTGGACATGGGCCGACGGACAACTCACGCTGACCCTGAATCTGGGCAATTTCCTGCAGTTGACGGAAGATCCGCTCTATTTCGAAGCGTACCTGCAATCATTGCAGGTGGCGGGGATCTCGACGCTCTGCTGTCTGATAATGGGTTACCCGCTGGCGTGGGCGGTGGCGCACAGTAAACCGTCGACGCGTAACATACTGCTGTTGCTGGTTATTTTGCCGTCGTGGACCTCGTTCCTGATCCGCGTTTACGCGTGGATGGGGATCCTGAAAAACAACGGCATACTGAATAACTTTCTGCTGTGGCTTGGCGTCATCGACCAGCCGTTAACCATTCTGCACACCAACCTCGCGGTCTACATCGGGATTGTTTACGCCTACCTGCCGTTTATGGTGCTGCCGATTTATACGGCTCTGACGCGCATTGATTACTCGCTGGTGGAAGCTTCGCTGGATCTCGGCGCGCGGCCGCTGAAAACCTTTTTTAGTGTGATCGTCCCGCTGACCAAAGGCGGCATTATTGCCGGGTCGATGCTGGTGTTTATTCCTGCGGTGGGGGAGTTTGTGATCCCTGAACTGCTCGGCGGCCCGGACAGCATCATGATTGGCCGCGTGCTGTGGCAGGAGTTCTTTAACAACCGCGACTGGCCAGTGGCATCGGCCGTGGCGATCGTAATGCTGTTAGTACTGATCGTGCCAATCATGTGGTTCCATAAACATCAGCAAAAACAGATGGGAGAGCACGGATGA
- the potG gene encoding putrescine ABC transporter ATP-binding subunit PotG, which translates to MNDAIPRPQAKVRKALTPLLEIRNLTKSFDGQHAVDDVSLTIYKGEIFALLGASGCGKSTLLRMLAGFEQPTAGQIVLDGVDLSSVPPYQRPINMMFQSYALFPHMTVEQNIAFGLKQDKLPKAEISARVTEMLSLVHMQEFAKRKPHQLSGGQRQRVALARSLAKRPKLLLLDEPMGALDKKLRDRMQLEVVDILERVGATCVMVTHDQEEAMTMAGRIAIMNRGKFVQIGEPEEIYEHPTTRYSAEFIGSVNVFEGVLKAREDDGLVIDSHGLVHPLKVDADNSVVDNVPVYVALRPEKIMLCEEPPADGYNFAVGEVVHIAYLGDLSIYHVRLKSGQMLSAQLQNEHRYRKGQPTWGDEVSLYWDADSCVVLTV; encoded by the coding sequence GTGAATGATGCGATCCCCCGCCCGCAGGCGAAAGTCCGTAAAGCGCTGACCCCGCTGCTTGAAATTCGTAACCTCACTAAATCCTTTGACGGCCAGCATGCCGTGGATGACGTCAGCCTGACTATCTATAAAGGGGAAATTTTTGCCCTGCTCGGGGCATCTGGCTGCGGTAAATCAACTTTACTGCGCATGCTGGCTGGTTTTGAACAGCCCACGGCGGGACAGATCGTGCTGGACGGCGTCGACCTTTCCAGCGTGCCGCCGTATCAGCGCCCGATCAACATGATGTTCCAGTCCTACGCGCTGTTTCCGCACATGACGGTTGAGCAGAACATTGCCTTTGGTCTCAAGCAGGACAAACTGCCGAAGGCGGAAATCAGCGCCCGCGTGACCGAGATGCTGAGCCTGGTGCACATGCAGGAGTTCGCAAAGCGTAAACCACATCAGCTTTCTGGCGGTCAACGCCAGCGCGTGGCGCTGGCCAGAAGCCTGGCGAAACGCCCGAAACTGCTGCTGCTCGACGAACCCATGGGTGCGCTGGATAAAAAACTGCGCGACCGCATGCAGTTAGAAGTGGTGGATATTCTGGAGCGCGTAGGCGCCACCTGCGTGATGGTCACCCACGACCAGGAAGAGGCGATGACCATGGCCGGGCGTATTGCGATCATGAATCGCGGTAAGTTCGTGCAGATTGGCGAGCCGGAAGAGATTTACGAACATCCGACCACCCGCTACAGCGCAGAATTTATCGGCTCGGTCAACGTCTTCGAAGGGGTGCTGAAGGCCCGCGAGGATGACGGTCTGGTCATTGACTCTCATGGACTTGTCCATCCGCTGAAAGTCGACGCTGATAACTCCGTTGTTGATAACGTGCCGGTGTATGTGGCGCTGCGCCCCGAGAAAATCATGCTCTGCGAAGAACCGCCAGCCGACGGGTATAACTTTGCCGTGGGCGAAGTGGTACACATTGCCTATCTGGGCGATCTTTCTATCTATCACGTGCGTCTGAAAAGCGGACAGATGCTCAGCGCCCAGTTGCAGAACGAACATCGCTACCGCAAGGGACAGCCGACCTGGGGCGATGAAGTGAGCCTGTACTGGGACGCGGACAGTTGCGTCGTGCTGACGGTATAA
- the potF gene encoding spermidine/putrescine ABC transporter substrate-binding protein PotF → MIALNKKWLSGLVAGALMAVSAGTLAAPQKTLHVYNWSDYIAPDTVASFEKETGIKVVYDVFDSNEVLEGKLMAGSTGFDLVVPSASFLERQLTAGVFQPLDKSKLSNWKNLDPDVLKLVAKHDPDNKYAMPYLWATTGIGYNVDKVKAALGPDVKLDSWDVVLKPENLEKLKSCGVSLLDAPEEIFATVLNYLGKDPNSIKADDYTGPATDLLLKLRPNIRYFHSSQYINDLANGDICVAIGWAGDVWQAANRAKEAKNGVNVSYFIPKEGALAFFDVFAMPADAKNKDEAYQFLNYLMRPEVIAHISDHVYYANGNKASVPLVSEAIRNNPAIYPPADVFAKLFTLKVQEPKIDRVRTRAWTKVKSGK, encoded by the coding sequence ATGATCGCCTTGAATAAAAAATGGTTGTCGGGTCTGGTTGCGGGCGCTCTGATGGCCGTCTCTGCCGGCACGCTCGCTGCACCACAAAAAACGCTGCATGTTTATAACTGGTCTGACTATATTGCGCCGGATACGGTTGCCAGTTTCGAAAAAGAGACCGGGATTAAAGTGGTCTACGATGTGTTCGATTCCAACGAAGTGCTGGAAGGAAAACTGATGGCGGGCAGCACCGGTTTCGACCTTGTGGTGCCGTCCGCGAGCTTCCTTGAGCGCCAGCTAACCGCCGGTGTTTTCCAGCCGCTGGACAAAAGCAAATTATCGAACTGGAAAAACCTCGATCCGGACGTGCTAAAGCTAGTGGCTAAGCATGACCCGGACAACAAATACGCGATGCCTTACCTCTGGGCGACAACCGGCATTGGCTATAACGTCGATAAAGTCAAAGCGGCGCTGGGCCCGGACGTTAAGCTCGATAGCTGGGACGTGGTGCTGAAGCCGGAAAACCTCGAGAAGCTGAAAAGCTGCGGCGTCTCTCTCCTCGATGCGCCAGAAGAGATCTTCGCCACCGTGCTCAACTATCTGGGTAAAGATCCCAACAGCATTAAAGCCGATGACTACACCGGTCCGGCAACCGATCTGCTGTTGAAGCTGCGGCCAAATATTCGTTACTTCCACTCTTCTCAGTACATTAATGACCTGGCAAACGGCGATATTTGCGTGGCTATCGGCTGGGCAGGCGATGTCTGGCAGGCGGCTAACCGCGCGAAAGAGGCGAAGAACGGCGTGAATGTTTCTTACTTCATTCCGAAAGAGGGTGCGCTGGCGTTCTTCGACGTCTTCGCCATGCCGGCGGATGCGAAAAACAAAGACGAAGCCTATCAGTTCCTCAACTACCTGATGCGCCCGGAGGTGATTGCCCACATTAGCGATCATGTTTACTACGCTAATGGCAACAAGGCGTCTGTTCCGCTGGTCAGCGAAGCGATCCGTAATAATCCGGCTATCTATCCGCCTGCGGATGTCTTCGCTAAGCTCTTTACACTGAAGGTTCAGGAGCCCAAAATTGACCGCGTACGTACCCGTGCGTGGACTAAGGTGAAAAGCGGCAAGTAA
- a CDS encoding YbjN domain-containing protein, with translation MDLQVVPTLDTLRQWLDDAGITFFECDSCQALHLPHMQNFDGIFDAKIDLVDDVILFSALAEVKPSALLTLASDLSAINASSLTVKAFLDIQDDNLPKLVVCQSILSGAGLSLKQFAWFVRMSEEQISMVMMEANAHHLLYSPEDDAENTDASPNFLH, from the coding sequence ATGGATTTACAGGTCGTTCCAACACTGGATACGTTACGACAATGGCTTGACGATGCCGGTATTACCTTTTTTGAATGCGACTCCTGCCAGGCGCTGCATCTGCCTCATATGCAAAATTTTGACGGTATATTTGATGCCAAAATCGACCTGGTTGACGACGTTATTCTTTTCTCGGCCCTGGCGGAGGTTAAACCCTCTGCGCTGCTGACGCTGGCATCCGATCTCTCGGCCATCAATGCCAGTTCGCTGACGGTTAAAGCCTTTCTCGATATCCAGGATGATAACCTACCGAAACTGGTCGTTTGCCAGTCTATACTCTCCGGTGCTGGCCTCTCCTTAAAACAGTTCGCCTGGTTTGTGCGCATGAGCGAAGAGCAAATTTCAATGGTGATGATGGAAGCCAACGCCCATCATCTGCTGTACAGCCCGGAAGATGACGCAGAGAATACCGACGCGTCGCCCAATTTTCTCCACTAA
- the rimK gene encoding 30S ribosomal protein S6--L-glutamate ligase encodes MKIAILSRDGTLYSCKRLREAAAKRGHQVEIIDPMSCYMNIDPAASSIHYKGRKLPHFDAVIPRIGSQITYYGTAALRQFEMLGSYPLNESVAISRARDKLRSLQLLARQGIDLPVTGIAHSPDDTSDLIDMVGGAPLVIKLVEGTQGIGVVLAETRQAAESVVDAFRGLNAHILVQEYIEEAKGRDIRCFVVGNEVVAAIERQAKEGDFRSNLHRGGVARVAEISEREREIAVKAAQTLGLDVAGVDLLRATRGPLVMEVNASPGLEGVEKTTGVDIAGKMILWIERHATPGYCLKTGG; translated from the coding sequence GTGAAAATTGCCATTTTGTCCCGGGATGGAACGCTCTATTCATGCAAACGCCTGCGAGAAGCGGCGGCTAAACGGGGACATCAGGTTGAGATCATCGACCCGATGTCCTGTTATATGAACATCGATCCTGCGGCATCGTCGATTCACTACAAAGGGCGCAAATTACCGCATTTCGATGCGGTGATCCCTCGCATTGGATCCCAGATAACCTATTACGGCACGGCGGCGTTGCGCCAGTTTGAGATGCTCGGCAGCTACCCGCTCAATGAATCTGTCGCCATTTCTCGCGCCCGCGATAAACTGCGCTCGCTCCAGCTTCTTGCCCGCCAGGGTATCGATCTGCCCGTTACCGGAATCGCCCATTCACCGGATGATACCAGCGATCTGATCGACATGGTCGGCGGCGCGCCGTTGGTCATTAAGCTGGTGGAAGGAACGCAGGGTATTGGCGTGGTGCTGGCAGAAACGCGGCAGGCGGCAGAAAGCGTAGTTGACGCCTTTCGCGGCCTCAATGCCCACATTCTGGTGCAGGAGTATATCGAAGAGGCCAAAGGGCGCGATATTCGCTGCTTCGTGGTAGGTAATGAAGTGGTCGCGGCCATTGAGCGGCAGGCGAAAGAGGGCGATTTCCGCTCCAATCTTCATCGTGGGGGCGTAGCGCGGGTTGCTGAGATCAGCGAGCGCGAGCGCGAGATTGCGGTGAAAGCGGCGCAAACGCTTGGGCTGGACGTTGCCGGGGTTGACCTGCTGCGCGCAACGCGTGGGCCGCTGGTGATGGAGGTCAATGCGTCGCCGGGGCTGGAGGGGGTGGAAAAAACTACCGGCGTCGATATCGCGGGTAAAATGATCTTATGGATCGAGCGGCACGCCACCCCGGGCTACTGTCTGAAAACGGGCGGTTAA
- the nfsA gene encoding nitroreductase NfsA translates to MTPTIDLLRSHRSIRHFTDEPITQAQREAIIDSARGTSSSSFLQCSSIIRITDPAMREKLVTLTGGQKHVAQAAEFWVFCADFNRHLQICPEAELGLAEQLLLGVVDTALMAQNAFTAAESLGLGGVYIGGLRNNIESVTELLKLPKHVLPLFGLCLGWPADNPSLKPRIPAAMLVHENHYQPVDQNVLDQYDDELANYYLTRDSNNRRDTWTDHIRRTIIKENRPFILDYLHKQGWATR, encoded by the coding sequence ATGACGCCAACCATTGACCTGCTCCGTTCCCACCGTTCAATCCGCCATTTCACCGATGAACCTATCACCCAGGCGCAACGTGAAGCGATTATTGATAGCGCAAGAGGAACCTCCAGCTCCAGCTTCCTGCAGTGCAGCTCCATTATTCGTATTACCGATCCGGCGATGCGTGAAAAGCTGGTAACGCTGACAGGTGGGCAGAAACATGTTGCCCAGGCGGCTGAGTTTTGGGTGTTCTGCGCTGATTTCAATCGCCACCTGCAGATTTGCCCTGAAGCCGAGCTGGGCCTTGCCGAACAGCTGCTGCTCGGTGTCGTGGATACCGCGCTGATGGCGCAAAATGCCTTCACGGCAGCCGAGTCGTTGGGTTTAGGCGGGGTGTACATCGGTGGGCTGCGTAATAACATCGAAAGCGTGACCGAACTGCTGAAACTGCCAAAACATGTCCTGCCATTGTTCGGCCTGTGCCTCGGCTGGCCGGCAGATAACCCCAGTCTCAAACCGCGTATTCCCGCTGCAATGCTGGTGCATGAGAATCACTACCAGCCGGTCGATCAGAATGTACTGGATCAGTATGACGACGAGTTAGCGAACTACTACCTGACGCGAGACAGCAATAACCGTCGCGATACCTGGACTGACCATATCCGTCGCACCATCATCAAAGAAAATCGTCCGTTTATTCTTGATTATCTGCATAAACAGGGCTGGGCGACGCGATAG
- a CDS encoding GrxA family glutaredoxin, protein MFAVIFGSPGCPYCARAKALAEKLTEERDDFNFRYVDIHAEGISKADLEKETVPQIFLDQKHIGGCIDFEAYAKDNLGLFAAQ, encoded by the coding sequence ATGTTTGCCGTTATTTTTGGAAGTCCAGGATGCCCTTATTGTGCGCGCGCGAAAGCGCTGGCAGAGAAACTGACCGAAGAGCGTGATGATTTTAACTTCCGTTATGTGGACATCCACGCGGAAGGCATCAGCAAAGCGGATCTGGAAAAAGAAACCGTCCCGCAGATCTTCCTCGATCAGAAACACATTGGCGGCTGCATCGATTTTGAAGCCTACGCCAAAGATAACCTGGGGCTATTTGCCGCTCAGTAA
- a CDS encoding inner membrane protein YbjM, whose amino-acid sequence MNIKRNWAGLVSCFLLFTVVCMSLAFNVKGAFRASGHPELGLLFFIFPGAVASFLSHKGEVVKPLLGAMLAAPLCLLLMRLMYVPSRSLWQELAWLLSGVFWCALGALCFLFVRSLLYRRRHDK is encoded by the coding sequence GTGAACATAAAACGAAACTGGGCGGGTTTGGTCAGTTGCTTTTTGCTGTTTACGGTCGTTTGTATGTCGCTCGCGTTTAATGTGAAAGGTGCGTTCAGAGCCTCTGGTCATCCTGAACTGGGCTTGCTCTTTTTTATTTTTCCGGGGGCGGTGGCGAGTTTTCTCTCTCACAAAGGCGAAGTCGTTAAGCCTTTGTTGGGCGCGATGCTTGCAGCACCGTTGTGCCTGCTGCTGATGCGTCTGATGTATGTCCCGTCGAGAAGCCTCTGGCAGGAGCTGGCATGGTTACTGAGCGGCGTGTTCTGGTGCGCGCTGGGGGCGCTATGCTTTCTCTTTGTGCGTAGTTTGCTGTATCGACGCAGGCATGACAAATAA
- a CDS encoding TetR/AcrR family transcriptional regulator: MSRSPNDPQRREKILQATLDTIAEHGIHAVTHRKIASCAGVPLGSMTYYFDGKESLLEEAFTWFTQQMSQQYRQFFAGVTGPEMACESITTLIHSSSVTTAHNMELMYQLYAFMNRSAALKSVMQEWMKMSQMTLGQWFDPVTTRALDAFIEGMTLHFVTDREPLSREEIRAMVGRIAASSSSES, translated from the coding sequence ATGAGCAGATCACCGAACGATCCGCAGCGCCGGGAGAAGATCCTGCAGGCGACGCTGGATACCATCGCAGAGCACGGTATTCACGCTGTTACGCACCGTAAAATTGCCAGCTGCGCGGGGGTGCCGCTGGGGTCAATGACCTACTATTTCGACGGCAAAGAGTCACTGCTCGAAGAGGCTTTTACGTGGTTTACACAGCAAATGTCGCAACAGTATCGGCAATTCTTCGCGGGTGTCACCGGTCCGGAAATGGCGTGTGAATCCATAACGACTTTAATTCACAGCTCGTCAGTGACCACTGCGCACAACATGGAACTGATGTACCAACTGTATGCCTTTATGAACCGCAGTGCGGCGCTCAAAAGCGTTATGCAGGAGTGGATGAAGATGAGCCAGATGACGCTCGGACAGTGGTTTGACCCGGTAACCACCCGCGCGCTGGACGCTTTTATCGAAGGGATGACGCTGCACTTTGTCACGGACAGGGAACCCTTATCCCGGGAAGAGATCCGCGCGATGGTGGGGAGGATAGCGGCATCATCGTCGTCAGAATCGTAA
- a CDS encoding MFS transporter yields MTLTSPHKALQLRKWALFMFFFIPGLLMASWATRTPAIRDILSVSTAEMGIVLFGLSIGSMSGILCSAWLVKRFGTRAVIRTTMCCAVFGMMVLSVALWFASPLFFALGLTVFGGSFGAAEVAINVEGAAVEREINKTVLPMMHGFYSLGTLAGAGVGMALTALGIAASLHILLAALVCIIPILTGIRAIPGGTGKNMSDEQKTAEKGLPFYRDRQLMLIGVVVLAMAFAEGSANDWLPLLMVDGHGFSPTSGSLIYAGFTLGMTLGRFTGGWFIDRYSRVAVVRASALLGGSGIAMIIFVDVDWIAGVSVILWGLGASLGFPLTISAASDTGPDAPTRVSVVATTGYLAFLVGPPLLGFLGEHYGLRSAMLVVLGLVIIAALVARAVAKPETEQTTLEKGYER; encoded by the coding sequence ATGACTCTGACCTCTCCCCATAAAGCCCTTCAACTGCGCAAGTGGGCACTCTTCATGTTCTTCTTTATTCCAGGGCTATTAATGGCGTCCTGGGCGACACGTACGCCGGCTATCCGGGATATTTTGTCCGTTTCCACCGCGGAAATGGGCATTGTGCTGTTTGGGCTGTCGATAGGCTCCATGAGCGGTATTCTGTGCTCTGCCTGGCTGGTGAAGCGGTTTGGTACCCGGGCGGTTATTCGCACCACCATGTGCTGCGCGGTATTCGGGATGATGGTGTTGAGCGTGGCGCTGTGGTTTGCCTCCCCCCTTTTCTTCGCACTGGGTCTTACGGTCTTTGGCGGCAGTTTTGGGGCGGCGGAAGTGGCCATCAACGTTGAGGGCGCAGCGGTTGAGCGTGAAATAAATAAAACCGTCCTGCCAATGATGCATGGTTTCTACAGCCTTGGCACTCTGGCCGGTGCGGGGGTAGGGATGGCGCTGACGGCATTAGGTATTGCCGCCAGTCTGCATATTCTGCTGGCAGCGCTGGTGTGCATCATTCCCATTCTGACGGGTATCCGGGCCATCCCTGGCGGGACGGGCAAGAATATGTCTGACGAACAAAAAACGGCCGAAAAAGGGCTGCCTTTTTACCGCGATAGGCAGTTGATGCTGATTGGCGTGGTGGTGCTGGCGATGGCGTTTGCCGAAGGGTCGGCCAACGACTGGCTACCGCTGCTGATGGTGGACGGACACGGATTTAGTCCGACCTCCGGCTCGCTGATCTACGCCGGTTTTACCCTGGGCATGACCCTTGGGCGCTTTACCGGCGGCTGGTTTATTGACCGCTACAGCCGTGTAGCCGTCGTGCGCGCCAGCGCCCTGCTCGGCGGGTCAGGCATTGCGATGATCATTTTTGTGGACGTAGACTGGATAGCCGGGGTCTCGGTGATCCTCTGGGGTTTAGGCGCATCGCTCGGCTTCCCGCTCACGATTTCCGCCGCCAGCGACACCGGACCGGATGCGCCTACCCGCGTTAGCGTAGTGGCGACTACCGGCTATCTCGCCTTCCTGGTTGGCCCACCGCTGCTCGGGTTCCTGGGTGAGCACTACGGGCTGCGCAGCGCCATGCTGGTGGTGTTAGGGTTAGTGATTATCGCCGCGCTAGTGGCACGCGCCGTGGCAAAGCCGGAAACAGAACAAACGACACTGGAGAAGGGATATGAGCGTTAA
- a CDS encoding Cof-type HAD-IIB family hydrolase produces MSVKLIAVDMDGTFLSDAKTYNRPRFLAQYARMKEQGIRFVVASGNQYYQLISFFPEIAHEIAFVAENGGWVVSAGEDIFNGELSKEHFDHVAALLNDIPGIEIIACGKGCAYTLKTYDDLFKQIAAKYYHRLEMVNNFDNLNDIFFKFGLNVSDHEIPRIQALLHEKLGDIMVPVTTGHGSIDLIIPGVHKANGLRILQKRWGIEDREVVAFGDSGNDVEMLRQAGFSFAMANARPHIKAVARFEAPLNNEEGVLDVIDKVLNGEPPFH; encoded by the coding sequence ATGAGCGTTAAACTGATTGCAGTCGACATGGATGGCACCTTCCTGAGCGATGCGAAAACCTATAATCGCCCGCGTTTTCTGGCGCAGTATGCGCGCATGAAGGAACAAGGTATTCGTTTTGTGGTGGCCAGCGGGAACCAGTATTATCAGCTGATCTCTTTTTTCCCGGAAATCGCCCACGAGATTGCGTTTGTCGCAGAAAACGGCGGCTGGGTCGTTAGCGCCGGAGAAGATATTTTTAACGGCGAACTGTCGAAAGAACATTTCGACCACGTCGCCGCCCTGCTAAACGACATCCCTGGTATTGAGATTATCGCCTGCGGTAAAGGCTGTGCCTATACCCTTAAAACCTATGACGACCTCTTCAAGCAAATTGCAGCGAAGTACTATCATCGCCTTGAGATGGTGAACAATTTCGACAACCTGAACGATATTTTCTTTAAGTTCGGACTGAACGTTTCTGACCACGAAATCCCACGCATTCAGGCGTTACTGCATGAAAAACTGGGCGACATCATGGTCCCTGTCACCACCGGCCACGGAAGTATCGACCTGATTATCCCGGGGGTGCATAAAGCCAACGGTTTGCGGATTTTACAAAAGCGTTGGGGGATTGAAGACCGAGAAGTGGTAGCCTTTGGCGATAGCGGGAACGATGTCGAAATGTTGCGCCAGGCTGGGTTCAGCTTTGCGATGGCGAATGCCAGACCGCATATTAAAGCCGTCGCCCGCTTTGAAGCACCGCTGAATAACGAGGAAGGCGTGCTGGACGTGATCGACAAGGTATTGAACGGGGAACCGCCGTTTCATTGA